The following proteins come from a genomic window of Macrobrachium nipponense isolate FS-2020 chromosome 32, ASM1510439v2, whole genome shotgun sequence:
- the LOC135207417 gene encoding LOW QUALITY PROTEIN: parathyroid hormone/parathyroid hormone-related peptide receptor-like (The sequence of the model RefSeq protein was modified relative to this genomic sequence to represent the inferred CDS: deleted 1 base in 1 codon) yields the protein SSEGRLFCPRTFDGWSCWNDTPAGERAFSPCPYFITGFDDRRMAHKVCNEDGSWFRHPETNLTWSNYTTCIDLEDLMIRQLINNIYRAGYAVSLIALVISLFIFFYFRSLQCTCIRLHKNLFVSFILNNILWIVWYLEVADKPETVFNNTTGCQVLHILLHYFLVSNYYWMFSEGLYLHTLLVVAFVTEDHMMRWFYLLGWGAPAIIVAVYAGVRGTSTSDTQHCWIEESHYTLLLSIPVCLSILANLVFLINIVRVLVTKLRANHVPADTNGTRKAVRATLILIPLLGLHYVLMPFRKGFRSSGCKPAPGSSGELVYQIVSALASSFQGFCVALLFCFCNSEVTTAIKKRWVQYQFIHERPRFTQSASCALPVNGVCKKPNKDLRKFLLRRPFLGLKSQQDSHHHQPPTQHHLRSRDVPVATIGAAGSTSWGCVVVESQPTQMGPLYPGADEPSNEDKHKVQVECRSLEMKPYPRAFEANANREVDRHLKTFAETHSLTSPHLIPLTSSRGNSWEPLPSEGGCNHSHFADDSSTYEMKHDITEESIIDEEEEEDEVFGGVDNGCSRTKVESYLTDRRDSSLLRAGLSPETIMTSDELKLDGDQEPADASWTSPDVDERARKTSSIDNPNGFSHNEVTVQPCVGGNGNLPQVTNTSTHQSHKDLIIMTARQDDKPTGYLGDLTQTTDYGSQENES from the exons tcctccgaagGACGCCTCTTCTGCCCAAGGACCTTCGATGGGTGGTCCTGTTGGAATGATACTCCGGCGGGGGAGAGAGCCTTCTCTCCCTGCCCGTATTTCATTACAGGGTTCGATGACAGAA GAATGGCCCACAAAGTTTGCAACGAAGATGGTTCCTGGTTCAGGCATCCGGAAACCAACCTCACCTGGTCTAATTACACTACCTGCATTGATCTGGAGGACCTTATG ATAAGGCAGCTGATCAACAATATCTACCGAGCTGGATATGCAGTT TCGCTGATAGCATTGGTCAtctccctcttcatcttcttttacTTCAG AAGTCTGCAGTGCACTTGCATACGCCTACACAAAAACCTGTTCGTCAGCTTCATCTTAAACAACATCCTGTGGATAGTTTGGTATCTGGAAGTTGCCGATAAGCCTGAGACAGTCTTCAATAACACG ACGGGATGCCAGGTCCTGCACATCCTCCTCCATTACTTCCTAGTCTCGAACTACTACTGGATGTTCTCAGAGGGCCTCTACCTCCACACCCTGCTGGTGGTGGCCTTCGTCACGGAGGACCACATGATGAGATGGTTCTACCTGCTGGGGTGGGGAGCCCCGGCCATCATCGTCGCCGTCTACGCGGGTGTCAGGGGCACTTCTACGTCAGATACCCAACA CTGCTGGATCGAGGAGAGCCACTACACCCTCCTCCTGTCCATCCCTGTCTGCCTGTCCATCCTGGCCAACCTGGTCTTCCTGATCAACATTGTGAGGGTCCTGGTGACGAAACTGAGGGCCAACCACGTCCCGGCGGACACCAACGGCACCCGGAAGGCCGTGAGGGCCACCCTCATCCTCATCCCATTGCTGGGGCTCCACTACGTCCTCATGCCCTTCAGGAAAGGCTTCCGAAGTTCCGGTTGCAA acCGGCGCCGGGTTCCAGCGGGGAGTTGGTTTATCAGATAGTGTCTGCCCTCGCATCTTCATTCCag ggATTCTGTGTGGCACTGCTCTTCTGTTTCTGCAATAGTGAG GTGACAACGGCTATCAAAAAGAGATGGGTTCAGTACCAGTTCATACACGAACGACCTCGTTTTACTCAGTCCGCCTCATGTGCCTTGCCTGTAAAT GGCGTGTGTAAAAAGCCAAACAAGGATCTACGTAAATTCTTACTCCGGCGTCCTTTCCTCGGGTTAAAATCCCAACAGGACAGCCATCATCACCAGCCCCCTACGCAGCACCACCTGAGATCTCGGGACGTTCCAGTGGCGACCATAGGGGCCGCTGGATCTACCAGCTGGGGCTGCGTGGTGGTGGAGTCCCAACCAACCCAAATGGGCCCGTTGTACCCGGGGGCAGACGAACCCAGCAACGAAGACAAACACAAAGTGCAGGTTGAGTGTAGGAGCCTCGAGATGAAGCCTTACCCGAGGGCTTTCGAGGCCAATGCCAACCGCGAAGTAGATAGGCATCTGAAAACCTTCGCGGAGACTCACTCCCTTACGTCGCCTCACCTCATCCCTTTGACCTCCTCCCGAGGGAACAGCTGGGAGCCGCTGCCTTCGGAGGGAGGCTGCAACCACAGCCACTTCGCCGACGACTCCTCCACCTACGAGATGAAGCACGACATCACGGAGGAGAGCATCatcgatgaggaggaggaggaggacgaagtcTTCGGAGGAGTTGATAATGGCTGCTCCCGCACCAAAGTGGAGAGCTACCTGACAGACAGGAGGGACAGCAGCCTCCTGAGGGCTGGTCTGAGCCCCGAGACGATCATGACCAGCGACGAGCTCAAATTGGACGGGGACCAGGAACCCGCTGATGCGTCTTGGACAAGTCCGGATGTGGATGAACGAGCGAGGAAAACAAGTTCCATTGACAATCCTAATGGGTTTTCTCATAACGAAGTGACAGTACAACCCTGTGTTGGAGGTAACGGAAATTTGCCTCAAGTCACAAATACCTCAACTCATCAAAGTCACAAAGACCTCATAATCATGACTGCGAGACAAGACGATAAACCCACAGGTTATTTGGGCGATCTAACACAAACTACTGACTATGGCTCCCAGGAAAACGAAAGTTAG